The Larimichthys crocea isolate SSNF chromosome X, L_crocea_2.0, whole genome shotgun sequence genome segment ATATATACCCCCTGCATAATTCTGAGTGTGAAGCTGTCACGTGCACTAAACTGTCCCTGGttacagagaacaaacaaaccaaacactcacTCTAGATGGggctttttgtattttttatgagtTTGAAAACTGCAATCTCAGTGTgagataccactaaatcctactcACTGGACCTCTTCTTGTCCAGCATTTGGTCACAGATCAGACAAAACTTGGATTACAACTAAATCAGTTATTAACTTTGCTTTTtagcctcctcctctgtgtggtCGGGGAAACAGGTGTGTTCAGCGGCTCCGTCTTTGTCCTCTCGTATTTAAAAGCAGGTTCCTGTTCaggttcagtttttgttttaaaggaagaGGTCGGACTCGGTGAGTGTGGGGATCCAGCTTTAGGCCTCTTTGTAGGAGAGTTCTTGTGGGCAGATGGACAGCTGTGCTGgttcagacacacagagcacagagggtTGACCGGTAGACAAACCTGCTGTCCGAACCCCACGAGCAACCAGTTGATCTCACTCCACAGGTCCCTGCAACATAGTGTGAGAGGAACATTTCAAGCTTTTGATTTTATGGTAATTTGGGTATTTGGGAACATTAACACTGACATATGATCCCCCTTTTTAAGTTGATATGGTGAACATCCATATGGTCCAGCTGGTATGGGGCAACTTTAGcatcatttggagttgtgtttttcGTTACCTGATGACTTTAAGTttaatattcactttttttttttttgctatgcTTTGCTCTCTACAGACTCCAGAGGGGAATATCTGGCTTCGCCCTCTAATCAGGACTAATACAGATTCACTGTCAGGAATGCGTCAGAGAAATCACCACACATCCATCTCACCTTGAACACAACCTCTTCCAACTTCTGCCCTCTGGTAGGCGCCACAGAGCACATACCAATGTATacccaaaacaacaagacacaggCCATTGCTCTGAAAAAGTTAACAGTCATATAATGTAAGAAAACTATACTTGTGCCTTAACCCTGTAACACTGAAACATCCATGATACCTGTATAATTTTATACTTCAAATAATTACATCATCTCATCACAGTCAAATATAAATTAAGCATGctataataatatagatatatatatatatatagatatataatatatatatatatatatattatataatttatatatattaactcCATAGGAAGATGTATTGCAGCACTCTGCACTTTGTGTTCTTGTTTACAATGTACAGAAACAGTTTGATTAGACACTATatatatggaaaaaaaacaaataaatcatattaaacACCAGAGTccatgatgaaaaaaaacaaataaatcatattaaacACCAGAGTCCATGATGCGCTGCATGGATCTGGGTCAGTTCTTGGTGACTCTGATCAGTATAGATCTGTTGGTCCGTGCTATTCAGGTTGTATGGatcagcagtgagtcagtcatgTCATTACCTTGGCAACCATTCCTCCAGGGCTTTGCGTGTTTCCTCCGGGTTCTTGGTTGGTTTCCTGAGCCAGCCCAGCCTATTAGAGATACGATGCACATGTGTGTCCACACCTAAGCAAAAGACAGACCTGTTAATGTGTTATACTATCTAGACTGTtgggcagattttttttaattttctttgtaAGTGACAGTGCATGTTTCAGGAGTGTGTCCCCACCAATGCCAGACACTTGGTCCCAGGCAATGTCCATAGCCAAGTGAGCCATCTTTGGTCCAACTCCTGGCAGGCGGACGAGCCCCACCACACTGTCTGGGATGTCCCCGCCAAACTCTTTCTGCAGCATGGCTGATGTCAGCTTCAAATACTTCACCTTGGTCTAGagaagagtgagtgagagaaacCAATCATTAAAAGCAACAGAGAAACTGCTGatgaaacacataaacagagtTCTATATCACCTTCCAGAAGCCGACGGGGTAGATGAGTTTTCCCAGTGTTTCATCATCAGTAGCGAGTATATTTTCTACAGTGCAGCCGTGAGCTCGGAGCTTCTGCATGGCTGCCGCTGTCACCTGGTCTTTGGTCTGACTGGAGAGCATGAGCGAAACCAACACCTGGAAACGCCTCACCTGTGCACAACAGAGGGAACATGATGACTTAATACGAACCAGTGAATTATGTaggcttaaaaaacaaaacctacTTTTAACAGGTGTCCAGTTAAGAATCTTTTCCATATAAGCACTTGCAATCTTGTATTCATTTCCAAAATGCTCTGCTAAAAGAATTTTGGCCTTGTTGTATCCTGAAGGCAAGTGTTGACAACTGTGCACTAAGTTCCTTGGTTCCCCCCTGGTGTATTGTTCAAGAAAATGTAAACGATCACTCCAATTACATGTTTTCTCCTCCACTACCATTTTCAAAAGCTCGGATGAAAGACCTGTAGTGAAGAGGGTCTCCATCGAACACAGGGATATTTCTTGATGGAAGGACAGAGCTTAGATTTTGTGGAGCCAGCAGAGCAGCGATGTCATTTTGTCTCTGCATAATGTTTACAATTTCATCGTGAGAACCATTTGTCAGAGCATGATATTGAGGGTGTAGTCCTGCTTGATCTTGATCAGCAGCCGATGCAAATTGAACTGATTGaccaaaatccaaaaaaatcCCATCCCTTCgtgtttctctgctttgtttaGGCCTAACAGCTTGTGGTTGAGGAATGACAGGCACATCAGTAACATTCACGTTTTTATCCAAGGTTACTGGTAcaaacatgttagcatcagGATTCCACCTACATGTGCAGGGGCCTCTGGATTGTAGCATTTCTCTGCTCCCATTTTATCTACAGGTGCATCACGGCTGCTTCTCATCTCACGAATGTATCCCAGTTGCTTGTTCCAGTCCAGAGGTTCCCAGTGCTCAGTCTTCACCGGTGCAACGCCTTTATCCTTGTCATATTCCACTTTCAGCTGTCTCCTCCTGCGGCTGTGTGAAGATAGCGGCTGagcatttgtttctgtttttggatGCACTGTGCTGTCGGGGAGGCGCTCAGGGCAACAACCTGAATGAGCacaggggagagggaagtctacattaaaaaagaaagcaacTCTTCTCAACAGGCTTTGGGTTATCCAGCGGttcataaaaaactaaatacaataatgagaggaaaataaacaataaacaagatTGCTGCTTTCCTATCCTGCCACTCATCTCATGACCTCTGAGGTGAACTTTCTGCGGGACACACTGAGGTGTCTGACTTCAGGTGAGATAAAACCTGCAGCTTGCCTTGCTCAGCTCTCCTCATTCATCTGTGGATTAAACACCCGTAGCAAcagtctgtcagctgtctgCTAGTTATGTGAATTATGACTTATGTGCCAGCCTCTGTGTTCATCTAGCAGCCTAAGGTAAAACATTACCCGTTGATAAGGAGGCCGGCGAGGGTTTTTGCTCCGAgatcctcgcctcctcctcctccactttgaCCGCCGCAGAGGAAGCTGGATCCACAGCCCTCCGTCTGTCGGTAAGTTTGGACCGGAGAGAGGCTGCAGGTGTGCAGGCAGTGTTTTGACTGCCACTCCGAGTGAGGAGAGACCTGCTCGGTGTGAAATAACGAGAAGACATTATTATCAAAGACTGCACTACATAACAGACCCTCGTGCTGCAGAGTATGTAAGGCATTGACTTGCAGCTGAAGTTGGTTTCTTATTCGTAGTTCCTGTTCACCAAGCGACCAGAAAAGTTTAATcctctaaaataaataaataaataaatgcatgaaggaaacaacaacaacagtgattattataataataaaacaacaaaacgaTGCAGATACGAGTTTAGggagatataaatataatgttttggaatgaaaagagctgtacagtttaAGTAAAGTCACACATAGAGTCAGTAAACCCTATATTAGTGTAACATGTGGTCAGCGTTGATGTTTTGAATGAAGAAAGGTAGCTGTGGgatataaagtaaatattaataacCTAAATCAGAAACAGGCATGGGATTGAATTGGTATTTAATCTTAAGATTTTATAAAAGATTGAAACACAAGTCAATAACACGGATCTCCTGAATGTTTATAAAATTAACCACTGTCTTGTCAAGCTATGTAAATACTTTAATTATGTCAAGATAATATTCACCTTAACGCCAACATTTGCTGTCTCTTTTGCCAATTTACAAGTAGTTTCATAAATATTGTATctataataaaaacagcaagACTTCGctgtattgttgtttgtttaacacAACAAAGTTGAGTTCTTCAGATCGATAAAATTACAACTTTACATTAGTTTGTCTTTAAAGCTCCGCTCCTGGTGACTGTGCAGCTTCTCCAATAAGAAACCAACTTCAGCATCGTTAGCATGTCTCGCTAGCCAGATGCTGGCTAACCGTTGGGTAACGTTTCAGTGTTAGTAACATATTATTCAACACTTTTCCGATATTAAACTGTTTCACGGGCTCGCTGCGAAGCATATCAATTGCTTACtactgtgtggatgtgtttgtctTGATTTGTCATACTATACAAACCCAGTCTAAGAAACGGGCTTTAGCATAACTTAAGTCTTTAGCTTTGTcagaactacatttcccatgagcGAGTGCGCCGAACGTGTTTTTGTAGGAAGTGGCCCTGTCAGAGTGTTACAGTGTCATCCGGTTGAGCAGTGGAGGACCGAGCTTGGACGAGAACTAGCgtccagcagcacacacacacacagagatatatCAATGCACAGAGGCAGACGGCTCTGGGGGCTGCATATGGGCGAAGCTGTGGCTCCATGAAACCGAGAGCGACTTATTTCCAGTAAAggtgagaggagaaggaggagaaggaggagttGCTGCTTTTTAAGCTACCAGACCTTGAATGCCACACAGCAGTGCTAGCCCATGACAGACAATGTAAAGCTAACGGTTCAGCATTTGTGcgtttttcctgtttgtgtcattttcatGATGTTATGAAGTGTTCACAGATATGACTTGCTCTGGTCGGAGGCTACCTTGCACCGACGTgctggttggttgttgttgaaCTGAGACAGACCAGTCGTTGTCTGCCTgctcacctccctcctctccgtctctgtcaAGTCCACATGACAGCAAATTCTCCAAACCTGCCCCCCCCATCCGCTGCTCCTGGTTTACATGTTGACAGACTGGGAGTCCATACTTTCACTGCTGGTTGATACTGGGTGGGAGTCTTAAAGGTCCTCTTCACCCAAATGactcataaaacacacatgcataacaTGCATTGTGTAATCGACATTTGTTATTGAAGACCTAAAGTCACAGTTTAAAACTAACTTTGTTAATTTGGTGTCAGTGGGAAGAAAATATCCACCACAGAGACGTAAGAAAACCTTTAATAAGAACACACAGCGTGtaacaaataaatgacagaaGGTTCCTGTTGCCTCACTACActagaaaaaaatcagttacctggaaaaaaaaaaaggtttatattTGTTGTGGATCGTCTGTGACAACAACAAGTAGTATTAACCTTTGTtggaaaaaacagcagaggtGCTGTCACATATCTTTAATGACTGTGTCCTTTGTTTCTGTCACCATCTACCAATTGAATTGATTATGCAAGTAGTGTCTGAGGTCCGCTGATATCATGGAAGAAACCCTGATGTTTTCTTAAGAAAATCCATAAAACGTCAGAGTATCAAAGGCTTAGAAGGAGACGAAAGGTGAAAGCAGAAATCTCAAAATCAGTAACATCATTATTATAAATCAGTactgtccaaatgtccaaaaagACAGACCTAAAAAAGTAGAAATTGACATAGTACACTGAAGTATACACATGCTGTTCTGACCTGTTTAACATTCAGGTGAGCAGATATGTGTTTTATGACGTTGCTGCATTAAGTCATAACATtaattcacaacacacacactcacacattcataACAACGTTTTCCTGGAGACAACATCTCAGTTAATCTGGCTGTAAACAGTTTTCAGTTGGACTGCTTGGTGTGTTTGTAATGCTTAATCGCAGGCATGCTAATGTTTGTCAACATTTCACCATTATGACTCTACTTACAGATCATATTTTACTGTGCTGTACATTGGTAGCATCTTTTTAATAACAGTCATAGTTATTTTAAATTGGCAACAATTTAAATGGGTTTTGGTCGAGTGTACGTATATTTTACTGTCTGGTGTTTGGATTGTTACAATGCAAAAGCCCAATAACTAAACTAACTGTGATGCATGTTGCAAAATTTCCTAAATGTGTATTACTCTTTCTCCAGGTAGCAGTCAGTCTAGGTTGGGCCATGAATAAGCAACCAAGTAAGGAGACTCTCAGGGACAAGGTGAAGGGGATCTTTGGGCTGGGAACCGCCCGGCCACCGAGCAAACAGAGTGAAAGCAAACCGTCCGAGTTTATCATTACGACAGACATCATCAAGGTGTGTAGAAGTGAAGTtcacacactcaccacacatttgcatttttcccCACATCATGCTTTGCatcatgtcatatttttcaGGAGCTCCACCCAGACTGTGGTCTAAGTAACCGTGTTCGCATGATGAACCACGTCTGCGATCTTGCCAAGACGAAAAAATTTGAGGAGGTAAGTCTGCTCTGTGTGGGGTGTCTTTGATTCAGCGGTACATGCAGTATTCTGTGCTTGtcacaatctgtgtgtgtgcatgtgtgtttgtcagcacGCAGTGGAGGCGGTATGGAAAGCCGTGGAGGACATGCTGTCTCCAGAGCAGCCACCTGAGGCCAGACATGCTGTCCTACAGCTGCTGAGGGCCATTATACAGGGACAGGTATAAAGGcaccactcacacactctcacacaaatACTAAACCTGAATACAGTTCCTGTAACTTCATGTTCACTGTTTTATGTGAAGGGCGAACGTCTTGGCCCTCTAAGAGCCTACTTTTTCAAGGTGATCAGAGACTATCAACCATGCAACGAGGACCTCTCTGATAGGCTGGAAGTCTTTAAGGCTTTAACCGAGAACGGGAAAGACATCACATACCTGGAGGAGGACATAGGTAAAACTCCACGGAAATATATGAAAGCACTTTAAAAATTACACTTTCGGGCTGACCATCATAAACCCTTTTGGATAAGAACTAGTTCAAAACATAGGGCTGTTCAGTCCCTTCATTGTTTATGTGTagtatgtttatttgtttcatacAGCAACAGCATTTTTGGctcatatgtttttattatgaagATTTAAAAACTAAACCTTCTGATGTAGCTGACAAATCCAATCCAGTCAAATGTGAGCTGCCTTATACTGCAACTCGTAAAGACATGAATCATCTTTTACACACTTGTTCGCTGGTAATAATTGTTTCTGTTCTCGCTATTTCTCTCTTCCAGCACGCTTTGTCCTCCTGTGGATGGACATAGGTCTCACCTCCGACTTTCTACACGTTCTCGTAAATCTGGTGAAGTTCAACAGCTGCTACCTGGACCAAAATGTGTCCATCATGGTCCAGTAAGTCAGCGATATAGACGTACATACAcctctgtttctttaaaatccagaaaatgttaaaaactttttttttttttgcacgttCTGTTGTCTTTCTGCAGGAAAATCTGTCTCCTGTGCAATAGAACAACATCTTCAACAGATATCGAggttgatatttttcttttttcttcactgtacaGATTTCTGATAAATTGAAGCAACTATAACATGCTATGACAGTGTAACACTGCTGTTATAGCGTAGGAGCCTTGTCATGTAGGAGACTTCAGTTGCAAAGTGTCAACTCAAGTAGAATCAACAAATTCATCAACAACTGTCCCTGCtcaaaagttgttgttgttgttcattggTAATAAGACATGACTGAGCCTGTGAAGGCCTGAAGTCATTCATGGTTCAGTTAAAGGCTCACAGGTCTGCAAAGTTATGTGAGAACTTTCCAAAGTTTAATCAAACATGCAAAATCACTGGTCTACAGTCATTATACACAGTAAATGATAAATCCATAAATAAGCAAATTTAAATAGATCAATAGCTAACAccatcagaaaaaataaaacctgaaatgaaacatttaattttctttatttgcgTGAATACAGTGGGTCATCACAATGTATACTGTGTTTGCTGATTGTGTATTTTCCATAGCAAACTGAGGTACGCAGGGAAGAAATCTTatttaagaaatgtttttcagttcCTCAAATGTTAGTAGAGTGCTTGTTTTGGGCCTGAGTTGTTCATTTGCAGAGACACTATAAACTCCAGTTTAGAGAATAGTTTTCCTTTGTGAAGCTTGCAGATGTATTGAAACAATACTGTGTTTTTAGTGGTGACAGCATTACAGACTCATGACAGCactgtttacttttatttcttcttgaTGTCTTAATTATTTAAGCATGTGGTGTACTTGcattttaaattactttaaaaacttCCGGcaaaggtgagtgtgtgtgtgagaagtttacaaccctgtttccaaaaaagcacgctgtgtaaaatataaatagaaacaaaatgtggtgatgtgcaaaacattgaaacatgatatctaattaaaaatgtacaacTTATGAAATAAGTTGaaactgagatttttttttttatttgatgcgTACACAAAGCCAAAAAAGTCTTTGAAGTTTAGAAGAGGAGGGTTTCATCACTCTATGAAAGACTAGAATATTTTTTTAGCACTGTAAAATTGCAAAGAAATTGTGGATTTCACTGTCTACAGGTCATAATATCATtgaaagattcagagaatcagaagaaaCCACCAAAACATGTTACTCTATGTTAGGAGcattatgaaatgtaaaataccTTGTCATACATGTAAAAACTGTTGTCAGCAAGAACGGGAAAACATTCCACTTTCAAGATTACAGAAAAGTCTCCTCAGAAGAGCTGATGAACAGAGTGGTCAACATCAATCTgtcccatctttttttttaaaaaacaacaacattttgctggcatcaaattgaaaatgtgcaaaaacagtaccatttctcagtttcaacatttatCTTTGAGTTACTTTCCATTCGATATGGGGTTTCAATgatttgcacatcatcacagtttgtttctattttacGTTTTACACAGTGGAAATTAGTTTATAAGcctaaacaataaaatagcaaTCTGGTGTAAGAGGTTTGTGATTAACTGTACCTCCCTGCATGCCCTTGCATCTATCTGATGctgatttgctgttttttgtgtgtgtgtgtgtgtgtgtgtgtgtgatgtgtgtgatgtgtccAGGTGGCACTACAAGTTCTGGATGCAGTGGTGTGTTACAACTGCCTGCCCTCAGACTCTCTCACCGTCTTCATCATCACACTCTGTCGTACTGTCAACGTCAAAGAGTTTTGTGAATCCTGCTGGAAggtgagcaaacacacacacactttttcttgTATCTGGAGAGTCTCATATGAAAGGGCATCATTCATgatcttttctcctctgttgtttgttgctCTCCCTTGTTGTGTTGCTCTCTGCTTCTCCAGTTGATGAGGAAGGTGTTGGGCACTCACCTCGGCCACAGTGCCATTTACACTATGTGCCGTATTATGGAGGAGAGGTATTGTCCTTTGTTTAAGCAGATTGAGCTTTATATTTCTGAGTTTATGGTTCATTACTgaacatatatgtatatttatatgtttaactGCCTGCTACTTCCACCAGGGTGTACATGGAGGATGCACCATTGTTGAGAGGAGCTGTATTCTTTGTTGGGATGGCACTGTGGGGCGCACACAGACTCCCCGCCCTCAAAAACACACCTACACTTGTTCTGCCATCTTTCTACAAGGTAATGCACAAACAGTAAATGCGTTTGTTTCCAGTATACATAAGACTAAAATGGTCTTTGTGCTTAAAtggcttaaaaacaaaactattgtAGACTTTGCTGAAGAAAGGCAGAAACACttctgttcattttaaaacatgtctcaaatcataattattttcattattgatgcttattttcttgattaatcatttggtctacaaaaacatgttgcaaagcagaaaaaatgtgacaaaagtgacacataaagtttgttttttgtccaaacTGAGAAAGATATTCTGTttactgtgatttttaaaaaagggaagaaattCATATGTGGCATTTCTtgcttaaaatataaaacatactttTTAATAAGATACATATTCTTTTAACAGACTTATCgattaattaactaattgtTTCCACTTTAACATTGTCAATGAAAAAACATATAATCTGTTAACTTATCATGaatgtaataaatcatttgtGACTGTTGCTTTCTGACCTTTGCCACTCAGGCCATGTCAAGTGCCAATGAGGTGGTGTCCTATGAAATCGTCCTCTCCATCACCAGA includes the following:
- the nthl1 gene encoding endonuclease III-like protein 1 isoform X2 → MSLLTRSGSQNTACTPAASLRSKLTDRRRAVDPASSAAVKVEEEEARISEQKPSPASLSTGCCPERLPDSTVHPKTETNAQPLSSHSRRRRQLKVEYDKDKGVAPVKTEHWEPLDWNKQLGYIREMRSSRDAPVDKMGAEKCYNPEAPAHVRRFQVLVSLMLSSQTKDQVTAAAMQKLRAHGCTVENILATDDETLGKLIYPVGFWKTKVKYLKLTSAMLQKEFGGDIPDSVVGLVRLPGVGPKMAHLAMDIAWDQVSGIGVDTHVHRISNRLGWLRKPTKNPEETRKALEEWLPRDLWSEINWLLVGFGQQVCLPVNPLCSVCLNQHSCPSAHKNSPTKRPKAGSPHSPSPTSSFKTKTEPEQEPAFKYERTKTEPLNTPVSPTTQRRRLKSKVNN
- the nthl1 gene encoding endonuclease III-like protein 1 isoform X1 — its product is MKLLVNWQKRQQMLALRSLLTRSGSQNTACTPAASLRSKLTDRRRAVDPASSAAVKVEEEEARISEQKPSPASLSTGCCPERLPDSTVHPKTETNAQPLSSHSRRRRQLKVEYDKDKGVAPVKTEHWEPLDWNKQLGYIREMRSSRDAPVDKMGAEKCYNPEAPAHVRRFQVLVSLMLSSQTKDQVTAAAMQKLRAHGCTVENILATDDETLGKLIYPVGFWKTKVKYLKLTSAMLQKEFGGDIPDSVVGLVRLPGVGPKMAHLAMDIAWDQVSGIGVDTHVHRISNRLGWLRKPTKNPEETRKALEEWLPRDLWSEINWLLVGFGQQVCLPVNPLCSVCLNQHSCPSAHKNSPTKRPKAGSPHSPSPTSSFKTKTEPEQEPAFKYERTKTEPLNTPVSPTTQRRRLKSKVNN